The stretch of DNA TAAAGAGGCGGTTATGACTCATGCTATGCTCACATAGCTGCCTCTGTGCAACCATGTGGATAAGAAGAGACACCGAAAGGGAAGAGTTCTAGAAAGAAGAGGCAGGGACAGATAATCAATCGACAGGTATCCCTTACGGAAGACTTCGGAACATCCAAATgtaaagacacttaaaaatgagGGTCAGTCCTCATCTGCATTtacctgttcatttttttttttgtttttctttaatacacCCATTCATACTGGAAAATGTAATGGTGACTATTTGGCCATGAATCTTTCAAGGGGTTTGAAAGAGTCCCTATAactatttttttggaacactgGAATTCTCTTATGGAGAAATCTACCAGTGAAGGAAAGGGGAAATTTCAAATATCCGCAAGTATTTAACTTAGATTAATACACTTGCCAAATAAAAGCAAGTTGCTATTCTCCATGTTCAGAGGCTATGAGAAAGTGGTGGTTACATGCTTTACTTTGCAGCCAGAAAACACACACTGCTGTTCTAGAAAGATGAAAGGCAGCACAGATGGGCTCTAGCCTTAGAGGGTCAAGTCTACTGTCAAATTCTCcatctttcctccttcccagacTTCCAGCTGGCTGCACATATACTTATTTACATGGCTAAATAAAACATTCCAACTTACTTCCAAGGCTTTTCAACAAGTTGTtcctctaaaagaaaataataaatgcaagtAATTAGAACCTAAAATTCAGTTCTAATTTGATGTCTATTTTTGGttattaaaatcaaaagaaaaccgACAAACACACCACCCCGGAGTTCTCTTAAACCAATCAACAGTTCTTTGGCAATGTTAGAGTAATATGACTGCCATGCTAATTAACATACTTTATAACAAGGCTAATTAAAGTGTTGAGATAGGAAAATAACTAGAAGTGTGTTCAAGACGTTCATTTGGAACTGTCACGTTAAACCTTGTCTTTTGACAAAgtctttagtaaataaaaatataaatgagcaatttttccttataataaatgaaattatgtggCCTTTTTCCAGTTGTAAAAACGTAACTACCACATGAAAAATTTATAGAAcataaacagtaagaaaatattatgcaCAATGTCCCACCATAATTTCAGTATAAATTATGTGAACAGATCAACAGAAGTCTGGAGGCgatggcaaaaaaacaaaacaaaacaaaagaccccCCAAACCCCACAGAAATAGCACGGTCCATTAAGTTGAATGAGGTGTTGATAGCCCTGTAATCAATCTAAGTAATCCTTCTCCTCTTAATTTTTATGCACCACCTGTCAATTCTAGATATTACCAATtacactaaatttaaaaaaaatccccaattTTGAAAATTCGGGCAGAAAACTGAATACACCGAACAAGAGTTTGGAccaaatttttgagaaagattcATACACACCAAATTAACTAGTTCTGTTAAAAGGCAGCTATAAAAATACACATCATCACAAGCTATACGGAACTTTAAAATCCAGTTAAGATGGAGGGAGCCTGGAATTTCTTAGTGTATCTGGAGAGCACTGTAAACCCAAAGGTAGAAGCATCTTAAGTAGAGAGCATTTCAGCATTCTGGCATGTTCAGAGTTTCTAGTGTATAGTATCTCATTAATATACAGAGCATTTCAGAAGGTGGCTACGGCCAGGAAACCTCAGAGTGGGTTCTGTCGTCACACCTGATCCCGCAGGCGGGCCAGTCTCTGGGACAGTTCATCCTGCTCGGCGGAGGCCACGCTCGTGCCCACAGAGCCGGTCTGCCCCTGCGGCAGCTCCATGTTGAGGTCTAGGCCGGCCTCGTCTGCCATTTCCTGGAGCAGCATATCCACTTGGTTCTGGGGAGTGGTCAGCGTAGTCGTGCTGCTCATCGTGTCTTCCATTTGCTGCGTCTGGACGTCCAGCGTCTCAAACTGGTGCTCAAATTTGTCCATCAAAGCAGAGATCTTCTCCAGATTCATAGTCTTCAACGTCGCATCCATCGACTTAACCACACCGGCCATCGACTTGGTCACCTTGCCCATCGTCACCGCCGTCTGGACTCTGGCAGCCACCGCATCGACCCGCGCACTCATTCTCAAGAAATTCACCGCTTGGTTCTTCTGGCGAATGGCATTTTCGGCGTGTATCCTCGCCACTTCCATGTTGCCCTTCTGAATGGCCTTTTTAATCTTGGCCTTTTCGGCCTTTTCCTCCTTGTCGCATTTTTTGGCACTCCTGCTGAGTTCT from Felis catus isolate Fca126 chromosome D3, F.catus_Fca126_mat1.0, whole genome shotgun sequence encodes:
- the CHMP1B gene encoding charged multivesicular body protein 1b, yielding MSNMEKHLFNLKFAAKELSRSAKKCDKEEKAEKAKIKKAIQKGNMEVARIHAENAIRQKNQAVNFLRMSARVDAVAARVQTAVTMGKVTKSMAGVVKSMDATLKTMNLEKISALMDKFEHQFETLDVQTQQMEDTMSSTTTLTTPQNQVDMLLQEMADEAGLDLNMELPQGQTGSVGTSVASAEQDELSQRLARLRDQV